A region of Polyangiaceae bacterium DNA encodes the following proteins:
- the folK gene encoding 2-amino-4-hydroxy-6-hydroxymethyldihydropteridine diphosphokinase: MPTHRRYVIGLGSNMGDRLTQLERGLRRLAELGRLGARSAVYESDAWGGPEQGPFLNAAVALDADPDPRQLLGGLLEIERKLGRERRERWGPRTLDLDILWGQGLWLVEPGLSVPHERLAERTFALRPLLDVEPGADAPPGQEAYAVALGRLTSPALRRLREPPDWAKDVEIPEPPPHHALR, translated from the coding sequence ATGCCCACGCACCGGCGCTACGTGATTGGCCTGGGCTCGAACATGGGGGACCGCCTGACTCAGCTCGAGCGCGGGCTTCGCCGTCTCGCGGAGCTGGGCCGGCTCGGCGCCCGATCGGCGGTGTACGAATCCGACGCCTGGGGCGGGCCGGAGCAGGGTCCCTTTCTGAACGCCGCGGTCGCCCTGGACGCTGACCCAGACCCTCGGCAACTGCTCGGCGGCCTGCTCGAAATCGAGCGAAAGCTCGGTCGGGAGCGCCGCGAACGCTGGGGCCCCCGGACGCTGGACCTCGACATCCTCTGGGGACAGGGACTCTGGCTGGTGGAGCCCGGTCTCTCGGTCCCCCACGAGCGGCTCGCCGAGCGGACTTTCGCCCTGCGGCCCCTGCTCGACGTCGAGCCCGGCGCGGACGCGCCGCCTGGGCAGGAGGCGTATGCCGTCGCACTGGGGCGCCTGACGAGCCCCGCGCTGCGCCGGCTGCGCGAACCCCCGGATTGGGCGAAAGACGTAGAAATTCCAGAGCCTCCGCCTCATCACGCACTGCGCTAG
- a CDS encoding ATP synthase F0 subunit B: MIGNPMLGAAMSGGISIDFDKTFVLQMCIFVVLILVLKPLLFDPVLKVFEEREKRTDGARAEARTMQEEAGQLLRRYEAELEKIHRVAAEERDHLRAETTKLEAEILREARAVSTRVVEDGRKKIEAEIGAIRVDLGRQTEQIAGAVATRVLGREVS; encoded by the coding sequence ATGATCGGAAATCCCATGCTCGGCGCCGCGATGAGCGGGGGGATCAGCATCGACTTCGACAAGACCTTCGTCTTGCAGATGTGCATCTTCGTGGTGCTCATCCTGGTTCTCAAGCCGCTGCTGTTCGACCCCGTACTGAAGGTCTTCGAAGAGCGCGAGAAGCGCACCGACGGCGCGCGTGCCGAGGCCCGGACGATGCAGGAGGAGGCCGGCCAGCTCTTGCGGCGCTACGAGGCCGAGCTCGAGAAGATCCACCGCGTCGCCGCCGAGGAACGCGATCACCTGCGCGCCGAGACCACGAAGCTCGAGGCGGAGATCCTGCGCGAGGCCCGCGCCGTCTCGACGCGGGTGGTGGAGGATGGGCGCAAGAAGATCGAGGCGGAAATCGGCGCGATTCGCGTCGATCTCGGCCGGCAGACGGAGCAGATCGCGGGCGCGGTCGCGACGCGCGTGCTCGGCCGGGAGGTGAGCTGA
- a CDS encoding ATP synthase F0 subunit B, with the protein MKRVQLLVPALLAALALLFTSAAWAEKSAPAAATAAHGSPDAEGAHGEDHGPGPINWFYGMLAETDTQEPNLLFRPKGMQPPLGAMLLNTAILFYVIFRVGRRPLTDALKKRKAAIMQGMDDAARMKEEAADRLADYEEKLAHIDEEVERLKREMREAGQAERARILAEAKERSLRMERDARILIEQELKAARQDLIREAVEGAVKTAGERLTKEIGAADHARLADEYLAALDKAVVTKGGQA; encoded by the coding sequence ATGAAGCGCGTCCAGCTGCTCGTACCCGCGCTCCTGGCGGCGCTCGCGCTGCTCTTCACCAGCGCGGCCTGGGCCGAGAAGTCCGCGCCGGCCGCTGCCACCGCAGCTCACGGTTCGCCGGACGCGGAGGGGGCACACGGCGAGGACCACGGTCCGGGGCCCATCAACTGGTTCTACGGCATGCTCGCGGAGACCGACACCCAGGAGCCGAACCTGCTGTTCCGCCCCAAGGGGATGCAGCCGCCGCTCGGCGCGATGCTGCTCAACACGGCCATCCTCTTCTACGTGATCTTCCGGGTGGGCCGCCGCCCGCTGACCGACGCGCTCAAGAAGCGCAAGGCCGCGATCATGCAAGGCATGGACGACGCCGCGCGCATGAAGGAAGAAGCAGCGGACCGCCTCGCCGACTACGAGGAGAAGCTCGCTCACATCGACGAGGAGGTCGAGCGCCTCAAGCGCGAGATGCGCGAAGCCGGCCAGGCGGAGCGCGCTCGGATCCTGGCGGAGGCCAAGGAGCGCAGCCTGCGCATGGAGCGCGACGCACGCATCCTGATCGAGCAGGAGCTCAAGGCAGCTCGCCAGGACCTGATACGCGAGGCCGTCGAAGGCGCGGTGAAGACCGCGGGGGAGCGGCTGACCAAGGAGATCGGCGCTGCGGACCACGCGCGTCTGGCAGACGAGTACCTGGCCGCGCTCGACAAGGCCGTCGTCACCAAGGGAGGTCAGGCGTGA
- the atpH gene encoding ATP synthase F1 subunit delta → MISSAVIERYARAIFELGVETGQLTQLTDQVRQFAAVYASSRELRMVGENPLIPEEQRDAVIKEVGTRLGLTELGLNAVRLLAQRRRLSALQDVAKRLGGLADEKAGIVRAKVVTAAPMTEDFYSKLAQKLEAKTRMKVVIERAQDPSLIAGVVTKIGDNTIDGSLKGRLQALERSLLQA, encoded by the coding sequence GTGATCAGCTCCGCCGTCATCGAACGCTACGCCCGCGCCATCTTCGAGCTCGGGGTCGAGACCGGCCAGCTCACCCAGCTGACCGACCAGGTTCGCCAGTTCGCCGCGGTCTACGCCTCGAGCCGCGAGCTGCGCATGGTGGGCGAGAACCCGCTCATCCCCGAAGAGCAGCGCGATGCCGTGATCAAGGAGGTGGGCACGCGCCTCGGCCTGACGGAGCTCGGGCTGAACGCCGTTCGCCTGCTGGCGCAGCGGCGCCGGCTCTCCGCCTTGCAGGACGTCGCCAAGCGGCTCGGCGGCCTGGCCGACGAGAAGGCCGGGATCGTCCGTGCCAAGGTCGTCACCGCGGCGCCGATGACGGAGGACTTCTACTCCAAGCTCGCGCAGAAGCTCGAGGCCAAGACCCGCATGAAGGTGGTCATCGAGCGCGCGCAAGACCCGAGCTTGATCGCCGGCGTGGTGACCAAGATCGGGGACAACACCATCGACGGGAGCTTGAAGGGGCGGTTGCAGGCTTTGGAGAGGTCTTTGCTCCAGGCTTGA
- a CDS encoding F0F1 ATP synthase subunit alpha has translation MQLSADEISQIIKKQIQNFDRAAVVTETGTVLTSGDGIARVHGLEGAMSGELVEFPGGIFGLVLNLEQDNVGIAVLGDATAVKEGDTVKRTGRIAEVPVGEAVMGRVVNALGQPIDGKGPIESNQRRRIEIKAPGIIGRQPVKEPLQTGLKAIDAMIPIGRGQRELIIGDRQTGKTAIAIDTIINQKGKDVFCVYVAIGQKASTVAQVVEKLKAHGAMDYTTVVMATATETAPLQFLAPYTGVTIGEYFRDSGRHALCIYDDLSKQAVAYRQMSLLLRRPPGREAYPGDVFYIHSRLLERAAKLAHRWFVVKKGQTVPPGDWSFKGVDGKTHLGEEGKHEAEKSLGEQSNKDELEVARDPYSGGSLTALPIIETQAGDVSAYIPTNVISITDGQIFLEGDLFYSGVRPAINVGISVSRVGGNAQIKAMKKYAGTLRLDLAQFREMAAFAQFASDLDASTRAQLERGQRLTELLKQGQYVPLPVEKQVVIVYAGTGGFVDKLPVESLKEFEQELYRHIDEKHPDLWSDIRDKREITDEIKKKLDKVLKKFVKNFVASAEEE, from the coding sequence ATGCAGCTCAGCGCCGACGAAATCAGCCAAATCATCAAGAAGCAGATCCAGAACTTCGATCGCGCCGCCGTGGTCACCGAGACGGGGACGGTGCTCACCAGCGGTGACGGCATCGCGCGCGTCCATGGCCTGGAAGGCGCCATGTCCGGCGAGCTGGTCGAGTTCCCGGGCGGCATCTTCGGCCTGGTGCTCAACCTGGAGCAGGACAACGTCGGCATCGCGGTGCTCGGCGACGCGACCGCGGTGAAGGAAGGTGACACCGTCAAGCGCACCGGCCGCATCGCCGAGGTCCCCGTCGGCGAGGCCGTGATGGGCCGCGTGGTGAACGCGCTCGGTCAGCCCATCGACGGCAAGGGCCCCATCGAGAGCAATCAGCGCCGCCGCATCGAGATCAAGGCGCCGGGCATCATCGGTCGCCAGCCGGTGAAGGAGCCGCTCCAGACCGGGCTCAAGGCCATCGACGCCATGATCCCCATCGGCCGCGGCCAGCGCGAGCTCATCATCGGCGACCGCCAGACCGGCAAGACGGCCATCGCCATCGACACCATCATCAACCAGAAGGGCAAGGACGTCTTCTGCGTCTACGTCGCCATCGGGCAGAAGGCCTCGACCGTGGCGCAGGTGGTCGAGAAGCTGAAGGCCCACGGCGCCATGGACTACACCACGGTGGTCATGGCCACGGCGACCGAGACGGCGCCGCTCCAGTTCCTGGCGCCGTACACCGGCGTGACCATCGGCGAGTACTTCCGCGACAGCGGCCGCCACGCCCTCTGCATCTACGACGACCTCTCGAAGCAAGCCGTCGCCTACCGCCAGATGTCCCTGCTCTTGCGCCGCCCACCGGGCCGCGAGGCGTATCCGGGCGACGTGTTCTACATCCACTCGCGCCTGCTCGAGCGCGCCGCCAAGCTGGCTCACCGCTGGTTCGTGGTGAAGAAGGGTCAGACGGTTCCCCCGGGCGACTGGAGCTTCAAGGGCGTGGACGGCAAGACGCACCTCGGCGAGGAGGGCAAGCACGAAGCCGAGAAGTCGCTCGGGGAGCAGAGCAACAAGGACGAGCTCGAGGTCGCCCGCGATCCGTACTCCGGTGGCTCCTTGACCGCGCTGCCCATCATCGAGACCCAGGCGGGCGACGTCTCGGCGTACATCCCCACCAACGTGATCTCCATCACGGACGGTCAGATCTTCCTGGAAGGCGACCTGTTCTACTCGGGCGTGCGCCCGGCCATCAACGTCGGCATCAGCGTCAGCCGCGTGGGCGGCAACGCCCAGATCAAGGCGATGAAGAAGTACGCCGGCACGCTGCGCCTGGATCTGGCGCAGTTCCGCGAGATGGCGGCCTTCGCGCAGTTCGCCAGCGATCTGGACGCCTCGACCCGGGCGCAGCTCGAGCGCGGGCAGCGCCTCACCGAGCTGCTCAAGCAGGGCCAATACGTGCCGCTGCCGGTCGAGAAGCAGGTGGTCATCGTCTACGCGGGCACCGGCGGCTTCGTGGACAAGCTGCCCGTCGAGTCGCTCAAGGAGTTCGAGCAGGAGCTGTACCGTCACATCGACGAGAAGCACCCCGACCTGTGGAGCGACATCCGTGACAAGCGCGAGATCACCGACGAGATCAAGAAGAAGCTCGACAAGGTGCTGAAGAAATTCGTGAAGAATTTCGTCGCCAGCGCCGAAGAGGAATGA
- the atpG gene encoding ATP synthase F1 subunit gamma, with amino-acid sequence MANLKAIRKRISSVKSTQKITRAMKMVAGARLNRAQQRILALRPYAVKTGHVLAEVTAAANRRLEEGGGSGVDADHPLLARRAENNVLILVITSDRGLCGAFNTNILRLAERQWREREAQGQKVQIAVIGRKGRDYFKRRNAPVMHVFSGIWDRLDLEQARTVARVVLKPFLSGEVDAILLVYNEFKSAMTQRVVCEPLFPLPITEVEEAAEPALEREFIFEPNKEALLERLVPMYVEISVLRSLLESMASELGARMTAMDSATKNAAEMIDRLTLSYNRARQAAITTELMEIIGGAEALKG; translated from the coding sequence GTGGCCAACCTCAAAGCGATTCGTAAGCGCATCAGCTCCGTCAAGAGCACGCAGAAGATCACGCGCGCCATGAAGATGGTGGCCGGCGCGCGGCTGAATCGCGCTCAGCAGCGGATCCTGGCGCTCCGTCCGTACGCCGTGAAGACCGGCCACGTTCTCGCGGAGGTCACGGCAGCGGCGAACCGGCGCCTGGAAGAAGGCGGCGGCAGCGGCGTGGACGCGGACCATCCGCTCCTGGCTCGCCGGGCCGAGAACAACGTTCTCATCCTGGTGATCACCAGCGATCGCGGTCTGTGCGGCGCGTTCAACACCAACATCCTCAGGCTCGCAGAGCGCCAGTGGCGCGAGCGCGAAGCGCAGGGGCAAAAGGTGCAGATCGCCGTCATCGGGCGCAAAGGGCGCGACTACTTCAAGCGCCGCAACGCGCCGGTGATGCACGTCTTCTCCGGCATCTGGGACCGGCTCGACCTCGAGCAAGCGCGCACCGTGGCGCGGGTGGTGCTGAAGCCGTTCCTGTCGGGCGAAGTGGACGCGATTCTGCTGGTGTACAACGAGTTCAAGAGCGCGATGACCCAGCGTGTGGTCTGCGAACCGCTCTTCCCCTTGCCCATCACGGAGGTCGAGGAGGCGGCGGAGCCGGCGCTCGAGCGCGAGTTCATCTTCGAGCCGAACAAGGAAGCGTTGCTCGAGCGCTTGGTTCCCATGTACGTCGAGATCAGCGTGCTTCGCTCGCTGCTCGAGAGCATGGCCAGCGAGCTCGGCGCCCGTATGACCGCGATGGACTCGGCGACCAAGAACGCCGCCGAGATGATCGACCGGTTGACGCTCAGCTACAACCGCGCCCGCCAGGCCGCGATCACCACCGAGCTCATGGAGATCATCGGTGGCGCCGAGGCCCTGAAGGGCTGA
- the glmS gene encoding glutamine--fructose-6-phosphate transaminase (isomerizing), protein MCGIVGYVGPKKAAPILLDGLRRLEYRGYDSAGLAVHDGSQIEIVRAAGKLENLANALEHHAVGGSTGLGHTRWATHGRPSEQNAHPHAAGDVAVVHNGIIENYLELKHELEASGVRFTSDTDTEIVAHLINGALTAGAPGLFAAMRQALGQVRGAYALAAISRREPDRIVIAKSASPLVVGIGDGETLCGSDIPALLGSTRKMLFLEDGEMAELTSGGVRIETLAGARVERAPKHIDWSAVQAEKGGFKHFMLKEIFEQPRAVEDTLRGRISLADGDVVEGELGLAAEAARNIERVVLVACGTSHHAALVGHYWLEQLARVPAHTELASEVRYREPVFGPKDLVIAVSQSGETADTLAAVKSAREGGARVLAIANVLDSAIPRVSHGSLYTHAGPEIGVASTKCFTTQLVALLLLSVYLGRRRGTLDAERGRAVLQALLELPNDMRWALARKSEIHKVARHWYNADHMLFLGRGLGYPIALEGALKLKEISYAHAEGYAAGEMKHGPIALIDEHMPVVVVMPEDRQYEKTLSNVQEVRARDGQVIAIATEGDQEAKRMAQFVLELPKMPEVTQPIAAVVPLQLLAYYIADLKGTDVDQPRNLAKTVTVE, encoded by the coding sequence ATGTGCGGCATCGTCGGCTACGTCGGACCCAAGAAGGCTGCTCCCATCCTGCTCGACGGGCTCAGGCGGCTCGAGTACCGCGGCTACGACTCGGCAGGCCTAGCCGTGCACGACGGCTCCCAGATCGAGATCGTGCGCGCGGCGGGCAAGCTCGAGAACCTGGCGAACGCGCTGGAGCACCACGCCGTAGGCGGCAGCACGGGCCTCGGGCACACGCGCTGGGCGACGCACGGGCGGCCCAGCGAGCAGAACGCCCACCCGCACGCCGCCGGTGACGTCGCGGTCGTGCACAACGGCATCATCGAGAACTACCTGGAGCTGAAGCACGAGCTCGAGGCGAGCGGCGTGCGCTTCACCAGTGACACGGACACCGAGATCGTGGCGCACCTGATCAACGGCGCGCTCACGGCCGGAGCGCCTGGCCTGTTCGCGGCGATGCGGCAGGCGCTCGGCCAGGTTCGGGGCGCCTACGCGCTAGCGGCCATCTCCCGCCGCGAGCCGGACCGCATCGTGATCGCCAAGAGCGCGTCGCCGCTGGTGGTGGGTATCGGCGACGGCGAGACCCTGTGCGGCAGCGACATCCCGGCGCTGCTCGGCAGCACGCGCAAGATGCTGTTCCTGGAGGACGGCGAGATGGCGGAGCTCACCTCCGGCGGCGTGCGCATCGAGACCTTGGCTGGCGCCCGGGTGGAGCGCGCGCCGAAACACATCGACTGGAGCGCGGTGCAGGCCGAGAAGGGCGGCTTCAAGCACTTCATGCTCAAGGAGATCTTCGAGCAGCCGCGCGCGGTGGAGGACACGCTGCGCGGGCGCATCAGCCTGGCGGACGGCGACGTCGTCGAAGGCGAGCTGGGGCTGGCCGCCGAGGCCGCGCGGAACATCGAACGTGTCGTGCTGGTGGCCTGTGGCACCAGCCACCACGCCGCGCTCGTTGGCCACTACTGGCTCGAGCAGCTCGCCCGGGTCCCCGCTCACACCGAGCTGGCCAGCGAGGTGCGCTACCGCGAGCCGGTGTTCGGACCCAAGGATCTGGTGATCGCCGTCAGCCAATCCGGCGAGACCGCCGACACGCTGGCCGCGGTGAAGTCCGCTCGTGAAGGCGGCGCCCGCGTGCTCGCCATCGCCAACGTGCTCGACAGCGCCATCCCTCGCGTGAGCCACGGCTCGCTCTACACCCACGCGGGCCCCGAGATCGGCGTGGCCTCGACCAAGTGCTTCACCACGCAGCTGGTCGCGCTGCTCCTGCTCTCGGTCTACCTGGGCCGGCGTCGGGGCACGCTGGACGCCGAGCGCGGTCGCGCGGTGCTCCAGGCGCTGCTCGAGCTGCCGAACGACATGCGCTGGGCGCTGGCGCGCAAGAGCGAAATCCACAAGGTCGCGCGCCACTGGTACAACGCCGACCACATGCTGTTCCTGGGCCGCGGGCTCGGCTACCCCATCGCGCTCGAGGGCGCGCTGAAGCTCAAGGAGATCAGCTACGCCCACGCCGAAGGCTACGCCGCCGGCGAGATGAAGCACGGGCCGATCGCGCTCATCGACGAGCACATGCCCGTGGTGGTGGTGATGCCCGAGGACCGGCAGTACGAGAAGACGCTGTCGAACGTGCAGGAGGTCCGCGCCCGCGACGGCCAGGTCATCGCCATCGCCACCGAGGGCGACCAGGAGGCCAAGCGCATGGCGCAGTTCGTGCTCGAGCTGCCCAAGATGCCGGAGGTCACGCAGCCCATCGCCGCCGTGGTGCCGCTGCAGTTGCTCGCGTATTACATCGCGGATCTGAAGGGCACGGACGTCGATCAGCCGCGCAACTTGGCGAAGACGGTCACGGTGGAGTGA
- a CDS encoding aldo/keto reductase: MIDRRRFLRVLAGAGVLGAGAAGGLYLYRRRPIPGAPIVEDRPGMADATATVSARRRLGRTGLEISVVGIGAGGLKGPEPIVRAVDKGMNYIDTSICYGDSEKVIRRALKSSPGLREKLIIGTKWDAGAGDSKAEILASLDKSLGRLGVDHVDIMQLHWLGGGHKIPDNGLNRLDNPELYLAMEEAKKAGKVRFFGATSHHADRAKILAHAIDKGAFDMLLVKMNVLDFADAGLPALLAKAKQKDIGVVVMKSQPGGDRIPEGYAKSRYSIFQANLRWVLEQEAVTSVVHSKIGTDESAQDLAAGAVKEKLGAEDRALLEEYAVALSPEYCRGCGDACTAACPTGVAIPHVLQFSMYDREYGWHDRARTHYAELPPDERWSDACLSCSACSSACPHGVDAAAGVREAKRRLG; the protein is encoded by the coding sequence GTGATCGATCGCCGTCGCTTCCTGCGGGTCCTGGCCGGCGCGGGCGTGCTCGGCGCCGGAGCCGCGGGAGGCCTCTACCTGTACCGGCGGCGCCCCATCCCCGGCGCGCCCATCGTCGAGGACCGGCCAGGCATGGCCGACGCGACCGCGACCGTCAGCGCGCGCCGGCGCCTCGGGCGCACTGGCCTCGAGATCTCGGTGGTCGGCATCGGTGCCGGCGGGCTCAAGGGTCCGGAGCCCATCGTGCGCGCGGTGGACAAGGGGATGAACTACATCGACACCTCCATCTGTTACGGCGACAGCGAGAAGGTGATCCGGCGCGCGCTCAAGTCGAGCCCGGGACTGCGCGAGAAGCTGATCATCGGCACGAAGTGGGACGCCGGCGCGGGCGACAGCAAGGCCGAGATCTTGGCTTCACTGGACAAGAGCCTGGGCCGGCTGGGCGTCGATCACGTGGACATCATGCAGCTCCACTGGCTGGGCGGCGGGCACAAGATCCCCGACAACGGCCTGAACCGCCTGGACAACCCGGAGCTCTACCTGGCGATGGAGGAGGCGAAGAAGGCCGGCAAGGTGCGCTTCTTCGGCGCCACGTCGCACCACGCCGACCGCGCCAAGATCCTCGCCCACGCCATCGACAAAGGCGCGTTCGACATGCTGCTCGTGAAGATGAACGTGCTCGACTTCGCCGACGCGGGGCTGCCTGCGCTCCTGGCCAAGGCCAAGCAGAAGGACATCGGCGTGGTGGTGATGAAGTCGCAGCCCGGCGGGGACCGCATCCCGGAGGGCTACGCCAAGAGCCGCTACTCGATCTTCCAGGCCAACCTGCGCTGGGTGCTGGAGCAGGAGGCGGTGACCTCGGTGGTGCACTCGAAGATCGGCACCGACGAGAGCGCGCAGGATCTGGCCGCCGGCGCGGTGAAGGAGAAGCTCGGCGCCGAAGACCGCGCGCTGCTCGAAGAGTACGCCGTGGCGCTCAGCCCCGAGTACTGCCGTGGCTGCGGCGACGCTTGTACGGCGGCGTGCCCGACCGGCGTCGCCATCCCACACGTGCTCCAGTTCTCGATGTACGACCGCGAGTACGGCTGGCACGACCGGGCGCGCACGCACTACGCGGAGCTTCCCCCGGACGAGCGCTGGTCCGACGCTTGCTTGAGCTGCAGTGCCTGCAGCAGCGCCTGCCCGCACGGCGTGGACGCGGCGGCGGGCGTGCGGGAAGCCAAGCGGCGCCTGGGATGA